The Candidatus Zixiibacteriota bacterium genome includes a window with the following:
- a CDS encoding peptidylprolyl isomerase: MFAFLRKLIVPIMATVLVFFLMTIVFEWGMNITSKSRVIANDIGIINDQKIQPEVFGRYYTSILRQEEEKSEAELPPDKLEQIRRQAWNQMLGDVLINQEINKRRIVITDEEIFAFLRMYPPAEVQSTPQFQTDGKFDYQKYVGAMTNPQYAPYWASIESFITPELKKYKLQEEIINTIRVSPAEVMDAFMAEKEMIKFGYINLPSSKMIQTAPKPTPEQTKKYYDEHRDEFKLEDRATLQIVLFQKAPSENDWERASSQIREIYDSAMVGADFAELARNYSQDEGSAEKGGDLGWFQHEQMVPQFDSAVWALKPNEISRPVKSQFGWHIIKLLGKRIEKKVPLGGGAPTDVEEANAAHILLKVTPTQETLDQLSLNSKDLITLAEKEGFEKAAQDMKYEIRTTAPFKKKDYIQYLGSDPVALDFAFNNEPGKISDPLENSSAYYVMKVASHIPAGYAAFEEVEKNISQKLAMEKAKELTANMAKVIYAAIKNGIPMEKAGQTYGYPYAETEMINMKVKLPGMGNSPEVLGAAFALKNIDNLSEPVNYAAGSAIVKLLQKTSPNIEEFNQLQDSIRGAVLQTKQQDIYGRWFDNLVKNAEIVENVDKFYGGAY; the protein is encoded by the coding sequence ATGTTCGCGTTCTTGAGGAAATTGATTGTCCCGATAATGGCTACGGTTCTGGTATTTTTCCTGATGACCATCGTTTTTGAATGGGGGATGAATATCACTTCCAAATCACGGGTGATTGCCAACGACATTGGCATAATCAACGATCAGAAAATCCAGCCGGAGGTATTTGGGAGATATTACACCAGCATCCTGCGCCAGGAGGAGGAAAAGTCCGAGGCCGAACTCCCGCCGGATAAGTTGGAACAAATCAGGCGGCAGGCTTGGAACCAGATGTTGGGTGACGTCCTTATCAACCAGGAAATAAATAAACGCCGGATTGTTATCACTGATGAGGAGATTTTTGCCTTCCTGCGGATGTATCCGCCGGCGGAAGTTCAGAGCACACCCCAATTCCAGACTGATGGGAAATTTGATTATCAGAAATATGTCGGCGCCATGACCAATCCGCAATATGCACCCTATTGGGCATCGATCGAGAGTTTCATCACTCCGGAATTGAAAAAATACAAACTTCAGGAGGAGATTATTAATACCATAAGGGTCTCCCCGGCCGAAGTGATGGACGCATTCATGGCTGAGAAGGAAATGATCAAATTCGGATATATCAATCTGCCCAGTTCGAAAATGATACAGACAGCGCCCAAACCGACTCCGGAGCAGACGAAAAAGTACTATGACGAACATCGCGATGAATTCAAACTGGAGGATCGAGCCACGCTGCAAATAGTCCTCTTCCAGAAAGCCCCTTCGGAAAATGACTGGGAAAGGGCTTCCTCCCAGATCAGGGAAATATATGATTCCGCCATGGTCGGCGCCGATTTTGCCGAACTGGCCCGCAACTATTCGCAGGATGAGGGTTCGGCTGAAAAGGGGGGTGATCTGGGATGGTTCCAGCATGAACAGATGGTTCCGCAATTCGATAGTGCCGTATGGGCTCTCAAGCCCAACGAGATCAGCCGCCCGGTGAAATCCCAGTTTGGATGGCATATCATTAAGCTTCTGGGAAAGCGGATCGAGAAAAAAGTTCCTCTGGGAGGCGGTGCCCCCACCGATGTGGAGGAAGCCAATGCCGCGCATATCCTCTTGAAGGTAACCCCAACGCAAGAGACTCTGGATCAATTGTCACTTAATTCCAAGGATCTTATTACCCTGGCGGAGAAGGAAGGCTTTGAGAAGGCGGCGCAAGATATGAAATATGAAATTCGCACCACCGCACCATTTAAAAAGAAAGATTATATCCAGTACCTTGGCTCTGATCCGGTCGCCCTCGATTTTGCTTTCAATAACGAGCCGGGAAAGATCTCCGACCCCCTGGAGAATAGTTCCGCTTATTACGTAATGAAAGTTGCATCTCATATCCCGGCCGGCTACGCCGCTTTTGAAGAAGTGGAAAAGAATATTTCCCAGAAACTGGCCATGGAAAAGGCCAAAGAGCTCACCGCTAATATGGCCAAGGTGATATATGCCGCCATCAAGAACGGCATCCCGATGGAAAAGGCTGGTCAAACTTACGGCTATCCCTATGCCGAGACTGAGATGATCAATATGAAAGTGAAGCTGCCCGGCATGGGGAATTCACCCGAAGTTCTGGGTGCCGCTTTTGCCCTCAAGAATATCGACAATCTCTCTGAGCCGGTGAATTACGCCGCCGGTTCGGCCATTGTCAAACTCCTCCAGAAAACCTCCCCCAATATTGAGGAGTTCAACCAACTGCAGGATTCTATCAGGGGGGCTGTCCTGCAAACCAAACAGCAGGATATTTATGGCCGCTGGTTTGACAATCTGGTAAAGAACGCTGAAATTGTTGAAAATGTCGATAAATTCTACGGCGGCGCCTACTGA
- the groES gene encoding co-chaperone GroES produces MMVKPLADRVLIRPIEMTEVKKGGIIIPDTAKEKPVEGEIMEVGPGRLTEDGKKIPMEIKKGDRVLYGKYSGTEVTIEGNEYLIMRESDVFAIVSK; encoded by the coding sequence ATGATGGTGAAGCCGTTGGCCGACCGAGTTTTAATCCGGCCGATTGAGATGACGGAAGTCAAAAAGGGTGGAATTATTATCCCCGACACCGCCAAGGAAAAGCCCGTTGAGGGCGAAATCATGGAAGTTGGTCCCGGGAGACTGACTGAAGATGGGAAGAAAATCCCAATGGAGATCAAGAAGGGTGACCGCGTGCTGTATGGCAAGTATTCCGGTACCGAGGTCACTATTGAAGGCAACGAGTATCTTATCATGCGGGAATCAGACGTTTTCGCAATCGTGTCCAAGTAA
- the groL gene encoding chaperonin GroEL (60 kDa chaperone family; promotes refolding of misfolded polypeptides especially under stressful conditions; forms two stacked rings of heptamers to form a barrel-shaped 14mer; ends can be capped by GroES; misfolded proteins enter the barrel where they are refolded when GroES binds): MAKIIEYDAQAREKLKRGVDKLADAVKVTLGPKGRNVILDKKFGSPTVTKDGVSVAKEIELEDHFENMRAQMLKEVASKTSDVAGDGTTTATVLAQAIYREGIKAVTAGVNPMAIKRGIDSAVEKVVAEIRKISQPVAGDLNKIRQVGSISANNDKSIGDKVAEAMDKVGKDGVITVEESKTIDTTLEIVEGMQFDRGYVSPYFVTDADNMEAVLEDTLILIHDKKISTMKDILPVLEKIAQMGRPLLIVAEDIEGEALATLVVNKLRGTLKVAAVKAPGFGDRRKAMLEDVAVLTGGKVISEELGFKLENAVVSDFGKAKKVVIDKDNTTIVEGGGSTADIKARIGQIRKQIEDTTSDYDREKLQERLAKLAGGVAVINVGAATETEMKEKKARVEDALHATRAAVEEGIVPGGGVVFLRAMVGLDGLKMSQDEMVGVNIIRKALEEPIRQISNNAGVEGSIVVDKVMREKGAFGYNAETDIYEDMILAGVIDPTKVARTALENAASIGGLLLTTEALVADKPEEKKAMPSMPGGGGGYGDMY, from the coding sequence ATGGCCAAGATTATAGAATATGATGCGCAGGCGCGCGAGAAACTTAAAAGGGGTGTAGATAAGCTGGCTGATGCGGTCAAAGTGACGCTCGGCCCCAAGGGGCGCAATGTTATTCTTGACAAGAAATTCGGCAGCCCGACCGTGACCAAAGATGGTGTCTCGGTGGCCAAGGAAATAGAGCTCGAAGACCATTTTGAGAATATGCGCGCCCAGATGCTGAAAGAGGTCGCCTCGAAGACCTCGGATGTGGCCGGTGACGGTACCACGACGGCGACGGTTCTGGCGCAGGCGATTTACCGCGAGGGTATCAAGGCGGTCACCGCCGGGGTCAACCCGATGGCGATCAAGCGTGGTATCGACTCCGCGGTCGAGAAAGTGGTCGCCGAAATCCGCAAGATTTCCCAGCCGGTGGCCGGTGATTTGAATAAGATTCGTCAGGTCGGCAGTATTTCGGCCAACAACGATAAAAGCATCGGCGACAAGGTTGCCGAAGCGATGGATAAGGTCGGCAAGGATGGCGTTATCACGGTCGAAGAGTCCAAGACTATCGATACAACACTGGAAATTGTTGAGGGGATGCAGTTCGACCGCGGGTATGTTTCCCCCTATTTTGTGACCGACGCCGACAACATGGAGGCGGTTCTGGAGGATACGCTCATTCTCATCCACGACAAGAAGATATCGACCATGAAAGATATCCTGCCGGTTCTGGAGAAGATCGCGCAGATGGGCCGCCCGCTTCTGATTGTCGCTGAGGATATCGAGGGCGAGGCGCTGGCGACGCTGGTGGTCAACAAGCTTCGCGGCACCCTGAAGGTGGCCGCGGTGAAAGCTCCCGGTTTCGGCGATCGCAGAAAAGCGATGCTGGAAGATGTCGCGGTTCTTACCGGCGGCAAGGTGATCTCGGAGGAACTTGGATTCAAGCTCGAGAATGCTGTGGTTTCGGACTTTGGTAAGGCCAAGAAGGTCGTGATCGACAAGGATAACACGACTATCGTTGAAGGTGGCGGAAGCACGGCCGATATCAAAGCCCGCATCGGTCAGATTCGGAAACAGATCGAAGATACGACATCGGACTATGACCGCGAGAAACTTCAGGAACGTCTGGCCAAGCTGGCCGGCGGCGTGGCGGTCATCAATGTCGGCGCGGCGACCGAGACAGAGATGAAGGAAAAGAAGGCGCGTGTCGAGGATGCTCTTCATGCTACCCGGGCCGCGGTCGAGGAAGGTATTGTTCCCGGCGGCGGCGTGGTTTTCCTTCGTGCCATGGTCGGCCTGGATGGTCTCAAGATGTCGCAGGATGAGATGGTCGGGGTCAACATTATTCGTAAGGCGCTTGAGGAGCCGATTCGCCAGATTTCCAACAACGCCGGCGTTGAAGGCTCGATCGTAGTGGATAAGGTGATGAGAGAGAAAGGCGCTTTTGGTTACAACGCCGAAACCGATATCTACGAGGATATGATCTTGGCCGGTGTCATCGACCCGACCAAGGTGGCCCGTACCGCTCTGGAGAATGCTGCTTCAATCGGCGGGCTCCTTCTGACCACCGAGGCTCTTGTTGCCGATAAACCGGAAGAAAAGAAGGCGATGCCTTCCATGCCGGGTGGCGGCGGTGGCTACGGCGATATGTACTAA
- a CDS encoding rhomboid family intramembrane serine protease, protein MFIPLKDENPIVRKPVVTIILIALNVLVYLFTMTKTSRAFEAIIFQYGLIPVELTRLAEATPSLPSPIFLTPFTSMFLHGGLMHLAGNMLFLWIFGNNIEDHLGPFRFLLFYLVAGLAADFLFVVFNPSSTVPLVGASGAIAGVLGAYMFLFPRARILTLIFLFYFIRIVRLPAVVVLGFWIFYQILMSALSTGAGGGVAWLAHVGGFAFGWLWFRIFASKGKSGRQRIYRVERE, encoded by the coding sequence ATGTTCATTCCACTAAAAGATGAGAATCCGATAGTCAGGAAGCCGGTCGTCACGATTATTCTGATAGCGCTCAACGTTCTGGTCTATCTTTTTACGATGACCAAAACCTCTCGCGCCTTTGAGGCTATTATCTTTCAGTATGGCCTGATACCGGTGGAATTGACGCGTCTGGCTGAAGCGACCCCCAGCCTTCCGTCGCCGATCTTTTTAACTCCATTTACGAGCATGTTTCTCCATGGCGGGCTGATGCATCTGGCCGGCAATATGCTTTTCCTCTGGATCTTTGGAAATAATATTGAGGATCATCTCGGCCCGTTCCGATTCCTGCTGTTCTATCTGGTGGCCGGCCTGGCCGCCGATTTTCTCTTTGTGGTTTTTAATCCCAGTTCCACCGTTCCTCTGGTGGGAGCTTCGGGCGCCATAGCCGGTGTACTGGGTGCTTATATGTTTCTTTTTCCGCGGGCGCGAATTTTAACCCTGATTTTCCTTTTTTATTTTATCCGGATCGTCCGCCTGCCGGCGGTCGTCGTTCTGGGATTTTGGATATTCTACCAGATTCTGATGTCGGCCCTCTCGACCGGGGCCGGCGGCGGTGTAGCCTGGCTGGCGCACGTTGGAGGATTTGCCTTTGGCTGGCTATGGTTCAGAATCTTTGCCTCAAAGGGAAAGAGCGGGAGGCAGAGGATTTACCGAGTAGAAAGGGAATAG
- a CDS encoding NADP-dependent malic enzyme — protein MKKYDITLENLPELFPKDFTKDQIAKAQTVFLKELSRQAHQFYGGKMMTVPKAGLYGFNWFNVWYTPGVSVVSTSIRDNYDASFELTNRGNLVAVVSDSTRVLGDGDVTPPGGLGVMEGKAFLMKYLGGIDATAICIDSKNAKGENDADKMIEFVKMLQPSFGAINLEDISQPNCYKVLDTLREVCDIPVWHDDAQGTGCVTLAGLVNALKVVDKDISKVKIVMLGAGASNTTIARLILKAGADPNRMVIFDTKGTLHRKREDIRADTRFYRKWELCEQTNPDCIDNMETAVKGADVFIALSKSDPTTVKPAWIKAMAPKSIVFACANPEPEIYPHAAKAAGAAIVATGRGDFPNQVNNSLGFPGILKGALLVRARKVTDEMAIEAAYSIARAAEKNGLRPDYIVPTMEEDIYPTLAADVAMQAIKDGVARKEMGYDEIFARANKSIKEARSLINHLMQEDFIKKPPMDCIEKAVELAVAAVK, from the coding sequence ATGAAAAAATATGACATCACTTTAGAGAATCTGCCGGAATTATTTCCAAAGGATTTTACGAAGGATCAGATTGCCAAAGCGCAGACCGTGTTCTTGAAAGAACTGTCCCGCCAGGCGCATCAATTCTATGGCGGTAAAATGATGACGGTGCCCAAGGCCGGGCTTTATGGATTTAACTGGTTCAATGTCTGGTACACACCCGGAGTATCGGTTGTTTCGACCTCTATCCGCGACAATTATGATGCCTCCTTTGAGCTCACAAATCGTGGAAATCTGGTGGCTGTGGTTTCCGATTCGACCCGCGTGCTGGGCGACGGCGATGTTACACCTCCGGGGGGGCTGGGTGTTATGGAGGGAAAGGCATTCCTGATGAAGTATCTGGGCGGGATTGACGCCACGGCGATATGCATCGACAGCAAGAATGCCAAAGGGGAAAACGATGCCGACAAGATGATCGAATTTGTCAAAATGCTTCAGCCGAGTTTCGGAGCAATCAACCTTGAGGATATTTCTCAACCCAATTGCTATAAAGTACTCGATACGCTCCGCGAGGTTTGCGATATTCCGGTCTGGCACGATGATGCTCAGGGAACCGGCTGCGTGACATTGGCTGGACTGGTCAATGCTCTGAAAGTAGTCGATAAGGATATTTCCAAGGTAAAGATTGTCATGCTTGGTGCGGGAGCTTCAAACACGACTATCGCCCGCCTTATCCTTAAGGCCGGCGCCGATCCCAACAGGATGGTCATTTTTGACACCAAGGGAACGCTCCATAGAAAGCGCGAGGATATCAGAGCCGATACCCGATTCTACCGCAAATGGGAACTCTGCGAGCAAACCAATCCCGACTGTATCGACAATATGGAAACGGCCGTAAAGGGCGCCGATGTATTCATAGCTCTATCCAAATCCGATCCGACCACAGTGAAGCCAGCCTGGATCAAGGCGATGGCCCCCAAATCAATTGTCTTTGCCTGTGCGAATCCGGAACCGGAAATTTACCCACATGCCGCCAAAGCTGCCGGCGCCGCCATTGTCGCCACCGGCCGGGGTGATTTCCCCAACCAGGTCAATAACTCGCTCGGGTTCCCCGGTATTCTGAAAGGGGCGCTGCTTGTCAGAGCGCGGAAGGTTACCGATGAAATGGCGATTGAAGCGGCTTATTCCATTGCCCGGGCCGCCGAGAAAAATGGTTTGCGACCTGACTATATCGTTCCGACCATGGAAGAGGATATTTACCCCACTCTGGCCGCCGATGTGGCCATGCAGGCGATCAAAGACGGCGTGGCGCGAAAAGAGATGGGATATGACGAAATTTTCGCCCGGGCCAACAAATCGATTAAAGAGGCTCGCTCGCTTATCAACCATCTGATGCAGGAAGACTTTATCAAGAAGCCCCCTATGGACTGCATTGAGAAGGCGGTTGAGCTGGCGGTTGCCGCCGTAAAGTAG
- a CDS encoding carbon-nitrogen hydrolase family protein — translation MLIKVAAVQCRVGKRLTLEEKLHIFKRRPDFICLPEYSLIDSSVPDFLRAALTVRENLQYLKNLSNDFAACLIGGSVVEAEGDSLYNSCYLFDCGMEIGRYRKLNPVSGEVNKGILPGDKLFVIDVDDVRIAVLICADALNIGLFEILGTKDVDIIFIPTTSPYRPGESKSEKRKRDEDIYLAGAQRADAYLVKTCAVGTLFGKPLQGRSLIAAPWGILERVNYYSEANECLLTAILDIEELREFRRKKKYQRFRLANSGE, via the coding sequence ATGCTGATTAAAGTGGCGGCGGTGCAATGCCGGGTGGGGAAAAGGCTGACTCTGGAGGAAAAACTCCATATCTTCAAGCGGCGTCCCGATTTTATCTGTCTCCCCGAATATTCCCTTATCGATAGCAGTGTGCCTGATTTTCTGCGCGCGGCCCTCACCGTCAGGGAGAATCTGCAATACCTGAAAAATCTCTCCAACGATTTTGCCGCCTGCCTGATCGGCGGTTCCGTGGTTGAAGCGGAGGGGGATTCATTGTATAACAGCTGTTACCTTTTTGACTGCGGCATGGAGATTGGCAGGTATCGGAAGTTAAACCCGGTGAGTGGCGAAGTGAATAAGGGGATTCTCCCGGGAGACAAGCTGTTTGTAATTGATGTTGACGATGTGCGGATCGCGGTCCTTATCTGCGCCGATGCGCTCAATATCGGGTTGTTTGAAATACTCGGAACTAAAGATGTCGACATAATCTTCATCCCCACCACTTCTCCTTACCGCCCCGGAGAGTCTAAATCGGAGAAACGGAAACGTGATGAAGATATTTATCTGGCCGGGGCGCAGAGAGCCGATGCTTATCTGGTCAAGACCTGTGCGGTCGGGACGCTATTCGGCAAACCGCTGCAGGGGCGGTCGCTGATAGCGGCTCCCTGGGGAATTCTGGAGCGGGTAAACTACTATTCCGAAGCCAATGAATGCCTGCTTACCGCAATCCTCGATATTGAGGAACTGCGCGAATTCCGGCGGAAAAAGAAATACCAGAGATTCAGATTGGCCAATTCAGGTGAGTGA
- a CDS encoding FAD-binding oxidoreductase, translating to MVNLETFINIIKSEFPEDRLTYQRGIATFHPESADEAARLFKYAGQERQPLFISGFGNNIDPVGKWFEKVIVMRTDRLNSFTRVVPEDFYIVVGSGFPLREINSVLDEHGLYLPHSALPYVGSVGGAVAVGLSAKLDKHAFPISRHLIKAEIATPQGEVIKPGSVCFKSVSGFDIVKIFSPSWGLLGLLASVTFRVLPVAARGEYEILKMSAIQFGDFWKRYQNPGDNVSVQYSIKIKRKFDPENILPLIDSVA from the coding sequence ATGGTCAATTTGGAAACGTTCATCAATATCATAAAGAGTGAGTTTCCCGAGGACAGACTCACTTATCAGAGGGGAATCGCCACTTTTCATCCCGAATCGGCCGATGAGGCGGCGCGGTTGTTTAAATATGCCGGGCAGGAAAGGCAGCCGCTGTTCATCAGTGGTTTCGGCAATAATATCGATCCGGTCGGGAAGTGGTTCGAAAAGGTGATCGTTATGCGCACCGACCGACTAAACAGTTTCACGAGAGTCGTACCGGAGGATTTCTATATTGTGGTCGGGTCCGGATTCCCCCTCCGGGAAATAAATTCTGTCCTGGATGAGCATGGCCTCTATTTACCGCACTCGGCGCTTCCCTATGTCGGTTCAGTGGGTGGGGCGGTGGCAGTTGGACTGTCGGCTAAGCTGGACAAACATGCCTTCCCCATCAGCCGACACCTGATTAAGGCCGAAATTGCCACCCCACAGGGAGAGGTGATTAAGCCCGGGTCGGTCTGTTTCAAATCGGTTTCCGGTTTCGATATTGTGAAAATATTTTCCCCATCATGGGGCCTTCTTGGCCTGCTTGCCTCGGTTACTTTCCGGGTTTTGCCTGTTGCAGCCAGGGGGGAATATGAGATACTGAAAATGTCGGCCATTCAATTTGGGGATTTTTGGAAGCGGTATCAAAACCCGGGCGACAACGTCTCCGTCCAATATTCCATAAAAATAAAGAGAAAATTCGATCCTGAAAATATTCTCCCCCTGATTGACTCTGTCGCCTGA
- a CDS encoding M23 family metallopeptidase, whose amino-acid sequence MLLFLSGEGAEGGESWPVKGEIDISSGFCDFRTAHFHGGVDIRTGGAEGREAFSPVDGYVWRLRYSYTGYGKALYLKDSEGNIYVFGHLSRLADRLEKWVKNKQYRTRRYYLDHEFPPDSLPVKQGELIAYSGQSGSGPPHLHFEKRTAANVPLNPLTNGFPLADRVSPEMESVGFIYLDSNSLFANGRRKANFRLQLDRGERRYYTDSVLYLEAPFGIETKAFDRISHQGPLLNIYKARLFIDDSLYYETEYDHYDYAETKMVDLCYDYYPAVADKNYHHLLFNPAGKYFSGSKSQIPAEGIFSEDRGNFIGLHSARIEVYDAAGNKSDAEFSFFCGPPGNLFEYEKISDTVFYLIPVSDARELGIKEVAVYTASGNSGWRRLPANLTEVRKGGGFRITLPAGKKPLRAFRVVADGFSRWRKEELYISQSPIAAEKYQLSYELSDNGILFNVSAAMPFMPAPKITVQYADGYSKVIECRAVTPSKFAAFYRNPEIGTAIIGFGLIDQFRNPANMKEVYIALAGKSKETMIFPDEGEFQVTFQEENFYAPTYIKVSKGGGWFLMEANIVGDVYSVTPEIIPLAEPVTVSFISKDSALKKDIGLCHMAGKNGWNWMKSKNESGRVSVKSGFLGTFALLKDDEAPSLKRVSPQNQKTIQNGFPEISCLITDDLSGIEDDNGITILLDGRWLIPEYDPETTVLKTFPDKKLAKGKHTLEITAQDRAGNKKTVKSEFLVGSK is encoded by the coding sequence TTGCTCCTTTTTCTGTCTGGGGAGGGCGCTGAGGGGGGCGAATCATGGCCGGTTAAAGGGGAAATAGACATATCCTCCGGTTTCTGTGATTTCCGAACGGCTCATTTTCACGGCGGCGTTGATATCCGGACCGGCGGGGCTGAAGGGCGGGAGGCATTTTCTCCGGTTGATGGTTATGTCTGGCGTCTCCGATACTCCTATACCGGTTATGGCAAGGCCCTATATCTCAAGGACAGCGAAGGGAATATCTATGTTTTTGGCCATCTGTCGCGGCTGGCCGACCGACTGGAAAAATGGGTCAAGAATAAGCAATATCGAACCCGTCGCTATTATCTGGATCATGAATTCCCGCCGGATTCTCTGCCGGTTAAGCAGGGCGAGTTGATAGCCTATTCCGGGCAGAGCGGGTCGGGACCGCCACATCTTCATTTCGAAAAGAGAACCGCCGCCAATGTTCCTTTGAATCCCTTGACCAACGGCTTTCCCCTGGCCGACCGGGTGTCCCCCGAAATGGAATCGGTCGGTTTCATTTATCTTGACAGCAACTCCCTGTTTGCCAACGGTCGCAGGAAAGCTAATTTCCGCCTGCAGCTTGACCGGGGAGAAAGAAGATATTATACCGATTCTGTTCTCTATCTTGAGGCTCCCTTTGGGATTGAGACAAAGGCGTTCGACCGTATCAGCCATCAGGGACCGCTTCTGAATATCTACAAAGCCAGGCTTTTCATCGATGACTCCCTCTATTACGAAACAGAGTACGATCATTATGATTATGCCGAAACCAAAATGGTTGATCTCTGTTACGACTATTACCCGGCAGTAGCCGATAAAAATTATCATCACCTCCTGTTCAATCCTGCGGGGAAATATTTCAGCGGCAGCAAATCACAAATTCCCGCCGAAGGGATATTTTCAGAGGACAGAGGGAACTTTATCGGCCTGCATTCGGCCCGAATTGAGGTTTACGATGCCGCCGGCAACAAATCGGATGCGGAATTTTCTTTTTTCTGCGGCCCGCCAGGAAATCTTTTCGAATACGAAAAAATAAGTGATACAGTTTTCTACCTGATACCGGTTTCTGATGCCCGGGAATTGGGAATCAAGGAAGTGGCCGTATATACCGCCTCGGGGAACTCCGGCTGGCGGCGGCTCCCCGCCAATCTGACTGAAGTGAGGAAAGGCGGAGGATTCAGAATCACTTTGCCGGCCGGCAAAAAGCCGCTCAGGGCGTTTCGGGTCGTCGCTGACGGTTTTTCACGGTGGAGAAAGGAGGAACTTTATATATCCCAATCTCCCATCGCGGCGGAAAAATATCAACTCAGCTATGAGCTTTCGGATAACGGAATTCTATTCAATGTCTCGGCGGCTATGCCCTTCATGCCGGCTCCGAAAATCACCGTCCAGTATGCCGATGGATACAGCAAAGTAATCGAATGCAGGGCTGTCACACCGAGCAAATTTGCGGCTTTTTATAGAAATCCGGAAATAGGCACGGCAATTATTGGTTTCGGGCTGATTGACCAATTTAGAAATCCCGCGAATATGAAAGAAGTGTACATTGCCCTGGCCGGCAAATCAAAAGAGACGATGATTTTCCCGGATGAAGGTGAATTCCAGGTAACTTTTCAGGAAGAGAATTTTTACGCTCCGACCTATATTAAGGTGAGCAAGGGGGGCGGATGGTTTCTTATGGAGGCCAATATCGTGGGTGATGTTTATTCCGTAACGCCGGAAATAATCCCTCTGGCCGAGCCGGTAACTGTCTCGTTTATATCAAAAGACTCGGCATTGAAGAAAGATATCGGCCTGTGCCATATGGCGGGAAAAAACGGCTGGAACTGGATGAAATCAAAGAATGAGAGTGGCCGGGTATCAGTGAAAAGCGGTTTTCTCGGCACCTTTGCGCTTTTAAAGGATGACGAGGCGCCATCGCTAAAGAGAGTCAGTCCTCAGAATCAGAAAACAATCCAAAATGGATTTCCGGAAATCAGCTGTCTTATCACGGATGATCTTTCAGGCATAGAAGATGACAACGGTATTACCATCCTTCTTGACGGCCGATGGCTAATTCCGGAATACGACCCGGAGACTACCGTTTTGAAAACATTTCCGGATAAGAAACTCGCCAAAGGGAAGCACACTCTGGAAATCACCGCTCAGGATCGGGCCGGGAATAAAAAGACAGTAAAATCCGAATTCCTTGTCGGGTCAAAATAA
- the xrtH gene encoding exosortase H, which produces MQKTDRAGRKISPMVKFVLLFLVFLLIVGVVFSQLITRYHDNIIWLMRLTATLTGAIVSIFSSNVFYSGVIVSFRGFSVEIIDECTGLFEMLIYIAAVAAFSTSIRKKLLGMAIGIPAIFLFNLARIIFLLLAGAYSKSLFDFMHLYFWQATLIIMISSVWIGWLYLVVYREKRTLEVSS; this is translated from the coding sequence ATGCAGAAGACCGATCGCGCCGGGCGAAAAATTTCGCCAATGGTGAAGTTTGTTCTTCTGTTTCTGGTCTTTCTGCTGATTGTCGGTGTAGTGTTCTCGCAGTTGATTACCCGCTACCACGATAATATAATCTGGCTGATGCGCCTGACTGCGACCTTAACCGGGGCTATCGTGTCGATTTTCAGCAGTAATGTCTTCTATTCGGGCGTAATTGTCAGTTTTCGGGGATTCAGCGTGGAAATAATCGATGAATGCACCGGGCTGTTCGAGATGCTCATTTACATTGCCGCGGTGGCAGCTTTTTCCACATCTATCCGCAAGAAACTCCTCGGCATGGCAATCGGAATCCCGGCCATATTCCTGTTTAATCTGGCGAGGATAATATTCCTTCTCCTGGCGGGCGCCTATTCCAAATCGCTCTTTGATTTCATGCACCTCTATTTCTGGCAGGCAACTCTGATTATCATGATATCTTCGGTCTGGATAGGCTGGCTCTATTTAGTGGTTTATCGTGAAAAAAGAACTTTGGAAGTTTCTTCTTAA